AGAGGCGGTTGAGGCGGGTGCTGGCCTGGTTGCCGCCGAGCCAGACCTGGTAGCGGCCGGGGGCCTTGCCGACGAAACCGATTTCGGCGGCGTAGGGGCGTGCGCAGCCGTTGGGGCAGCCGGTCATGCGGAGGGTGATTTCCTCGTTGGCGAGGCCGAGTTCGGCGCAGAGGGCTTCGATGCGGTCGAGAACGCCGGGCAGGTGGCGTTCGGATTCGGCGAGGGCGAGTCCGCAGGTGGGGAGCGCGGGGCAGGAGAGGGCGGCGGCCCGGATCGGGCTCGTCTGGGACTCGGTGCGAACACCGTGATCCCGGAGCAGGGCGTCCACCGCAGGACGATCGGCTTCGGTGACGTCGGCGAGGTAAACGTTCTGGTTGGCGGTGAGGCGGAACTCGATCGGGAACCGTTCCGCCACCTGGCGCAGGGCGGTTTTCAGGCGGACCGGGCCATGGTCCTGAATGCGACCGCTTGGCACCCACAGGCCGAGGAACCAGCGACCGTCGTGCTGACGGTGCCAGTCGAGGAGGTCGTCCTGACGGGTGAACTCGAAGGGGCGGGCGGGTTCGAGGCGGATGCCGGCGCGCTGCTCCACCTGGTCGCGGGCCCAATCGGCGCCGCGTTCCTCGAGGACGTATTTGAGCCGGGCGCGTTTGCGGTCGGAGCGATTGCCGAAATCGCGGTGAACCGTGAGGACGGCCTTGGCGACTTCGACGAGGTGTTCGCGGGGAAGGAAGCCGAGGACGTCGGCGAGGCGCGGGAAGGTCTGGGTGTTGCCGTGACTGCGCCCCATGCCGCCACCCACGGCGAGGTTGTAACCGAGGAGTTGACCGTCCTCGATCACCGCGATGAAGCCGAGGTCGTTGGTCAGGATGTCGATGTCGTTGTGCGGGGGGATGACGAAGGCGGTCTTGAACTTCCTCGGGAGGTAGGTGGGGCCGTAAAGGGGATCGACGAAGTCCTTTTGGGCGGGGTCTTCGAGGTTGAGCTGGGTGCCGTCGAGCCAGATGGCGTGATAGGCGTGGGTTTGGGGACGGAGGGCATCTGCGACGCGGACGCAATCGGCGAAGACCTCGGCGCGGGCGGGGCTGAAGGCGGGGGTGGGGGGGGCAAGGACGTTGCGGTTGACGTCACCGCAGGCGGCGAGGGTGGAGAGGAGGGAATCGTTGATGGCGCGCATGAGCGGGCCGAGGCCGGCCTTCACGACCCCGTGGAACTGGATGCTCTGGCGGGTGGTGATCCGCAGGGTGTTGTTGCCGTGGCGGGTGGCGAGGTCATCGAAGACGATCCATTGGGCGGGGGACATGACACCGCCCGGGATGCGACCGCGGATCATCATGATGAACTTCTTGCCGGTTTTGCGGAGGTCGCGGTCGTCCTGCTGATAGATCCCGTGGAACTTGAGGAACTGCTGGTCGTCCTCGGAGAAGCGGTCGGCGTTGGGATCGGCGAGGGTGGCGGCGATGGTTCCGGCGAGGGTTGGGACGGCCTCCTTGATCGCCTCGTTATGCGTGAGCTTCGGTTGGGCCCCGGGTGCGGCTGTATTCATGACTAAATCGGTCAACTTACTTGTGAAAAGAGATTGGCGGTCTTGGATCGAGGTGTCAATGCATGGAGCGGTGCGGCCACGGGATGCTTGCGCGTGGGGTGGGCTTCCCTATTCTGAACGGGACGAATTCGGTCCGGTTTTCGGAGTTCGGGTTCCTGAGCGCACCATGAGTCAGCCCGCTTTTTATTATTTCGACAACAACGCCACGACGCCGATCGCGTCCGAGGTCGCCGACGCGATGATCCCGTTCCTGCGGGACGGGTGGGCGAACCCATCGAGCGCCTACCGGATCGCGAGCGAAGTGCATCGGGCGGTGGAGGGGGCCCGGGCGAGTGTGGCGGCACTGGTTCATGCGGACCCGCGGGAGGTGATCTTCACCAGTTGCGGCACGGAGAGCAACAACGCGGCGATCCACAGTGCGCTGATGACGCAGCCGGGGAAGCGTCATGTGGTGACGACGGCGGTGGAGCATTCGGCGAACATCAACTACGGGGATTTTCTGAAGCGGCAGGGGTACGAAGTGACG
This DNA window, taken from Verrucomicrobiia bacterium, encodes the following:
- a CDS encoding NADPH-dependent assimilatory sulfite reductase hemoprotein subunit encodes the protein MNTAAPGAQPKLTHNEAIKEAVPTLAGTIAATLADPNADRFSEDDQQFLKFHGIYQQDDRDLRKTGKKFIMMIRGRIPGGVMSPAQWIVFDDLATRHGNNTLRITTRQSIQFHGVVKAGLGPLMRAINDSLLSTLAACGDVNRNVLAPPTPAFSPARAEVFADCVRVADALRPQTHAYHAIWLDGTQLNLEDPAQKDFVDPLYGPTYLPRKFKTAFVIPPHNDIDILTNDLGFIAVIEDGQLLGYNLAVGGGMGRSHGNTQTFPRLADVLGFLPREHLVEVAKAVLTVHRDFGNRSDRKRARLKYVLEERGADWARDQVEQRAGIRLEPARPFEFTRQDDLLDWHRQHDGRWFLGLWVPSGRIQDHGPVRLKTALRQVAERFPIEFRLTANQNVYLADVTEADRPAVDALLRDHGVRTESQTSPIRAAALSCPALPTCGLALAESERHLPGVLDRIEALCAELGLANEEITLRMTGCPNGCARPYAAEIGFVGKAPGRYQVWLGGNQASTRLNRLWKETVKDPELIDELRPLLARYAGERQSGERFGDWVARVLWNESQS